In Streptomyces chartreusis, the following proteins share a genomic window:
- a CDS encoding hemolysin family protein has translation MTEVLLLLTALLLTLACALFVAAEFSLTTVERGELERAAAAGERGAEGALRAVRRLTLQLSGAQLGITVTSLVIGMLAEPSLAALLRGPLEAAGLGGAAPTVATVLGVALSTVVLMVVGELVPKNWAISRPLAVAKVVAGPQRGFTAAFGPFIRHLNDTANHFVRRFGLEPAEELDSARSPEELVALARHSAAKGALEPDSAELFVRTLHLGELTAENVMTPRVDVQALEAHATAADAANLSYATGLSRFPVYRDSLDEVIGTVHIRDVLALEPERRLTTPVTELSTEPLLVPDSLTADRLLERLRAHRTMAVVIDEYGGTAGVASMEDIVEEVVGEVRDEHDPVEVPDLQPARATRDGRAVWEADGGVRLDELAGIGLTAPEGPYETIAGLIATRLARIPAKGDVLDLDGWRLDVVDVDHHRADRVRITQPAPVAAPAARLTEDAR, from the coding sequence GTGACCGAGGTCCTCCTGCTCCTCACGGCCCTCCTCCTCACCCTGGCCTGCGCGCTGTTCGTCGCGGCCGAGTTCTCGCTGACCACCGTCGAACGCGGTGAACTGGAGCGCGCCGCGGCGGCGGGCGAGCGGGGCGCCGAGGGCGCGCTGCGGGCCGTACGCCGGCTGACCCTCCAGCTCTCCGGCGCCCAGCTGGGCATCACCGTCACCTCGCTGGTGATCGGCATGCTCGCCGAGCCGTCCCTCGCCGCGCTGCTGCGCGGGCCGTTGGAAGCGGCCGGCCTGGGCGGCGCCGCCCCGACCGTGGCCACCGTGCTGGGCGTGGCGCTCTCCACCGTCGTGCTGATGGTCGTCGGTGAACTGGTGCCGAAGAACTGGGCGATCTCCCGCCCGCTGGCCGTCGCCAAGGTGGTCGCGGGCCCGCAGCGCGGCTTCACCGCCGCCTTCGGCCCGTTCATCCGCCATCTGAACGACACCGCTAACCACTTCGTGCGCCGCTTCGGACTGGAGCCCGCCGAGGAGCTCGACTCCGCGCGCAGCCCCGAGGAACTCGTCGCGCTGGCACGGCACTCGGCGGCCAAGGGCGCCCTGGAGCCGGACTCCGCCGAGCTGTTCGTACGCACCCTGCACCTGGGCGAGCTGACCGCGGAGAACGTCATGACGCCACGGGTCGACGTACAGGCCCTGGAGGCGCACGCGACGGCCGCCGACGCGGCGAACCTGTCGTACGCCACCGGCCTGTCCCGCTTCCCGGTCTACCGCGACAGCCTCGACGAGGTCATCGGCACCGTCCACATCCGCGACGTGCTGGCCCTGGAGCCCGAGCGGCGCCTGACCACCCCGGTCACCGAACTGTCCACCGAACCCCTGCTGGTGCCCGACAGCCTCACCGCCGACCGGCTGCTGGAGCGCCTGCGGGCCCACCGCACCATGGCCGTCGTCATCGACGAGTACGGCGGCACGGCCGGCGTAGCCTCCATGGAGGACATCGTCGAGGAGGTCGTCGGCGAGGTCCGCGACGAGCACGACCCCGTCGAGGTCCCCGACCTCCAGCCCGCCCGTGCGACCCGCGACGGGCGTGCGGTGTGGGAGGCGGACGGCGGCGTACGCCTCGACGAACTCGCCGGCATAGGACTGACCGCGCCCGAGGGGCCGTACGAGACGATCGCCGGCCTGATCGCCACCCGGCTGGCCCGGATCCCCGCCAAGGGGGACGTGCTCGACCTGGACGGCTGGCGGCTGGACGTCGTGGACGTGGACCACCACCGCGCCGACCGCGTCCGCATCACGCAGCCGGCGCCTGTCGCCGCCCCCGCGGCCCGGCTCACGGAGGACGCCCGATGA
- a CDS encoding sporulation protein has protein sequence MVFKRLLGSLGVGGPTVDTVLDPGPALPGGALTGQVRLRGGGADFEIESITLELVARVEAEHEEGESEGAVTFERFTVGGGFRLAEGEEHSVPFSVTLPWETPVTELYGQALGVVLGVRTELSVAGAKDKGDLDRLAVGPLPVQEAVLEALGQLGFGFRSADLEYGRIGGTGQQLPFYQEIEITPSPRYAHRVNEIEVTFLAGPAGMEVVLEADKRGGLFSGGHDALTSFTVGHHDSRDWNAEVEGWIERLVEHRAPHGSHAAYGHGHDDHHGHRHDGHRSGPGVGTAVAAGAAGLAVGVVGGMVAAEAVDEVGDFFEGEEEDEEG, from the coding sequence ATGGTGTTCAAACGACTGCTCGGCTCGCTCGGCGTGGGCGGCCCCACGGTGGACACGGTCCTCGACCCCGGTCCCGCGCTGCCCGGCGGCGCGCTCACCGGCCAGGTCCGCCTCAGGGGCGGCGGCGCCGACTTCGAGATCGAGTCGATCACCCTGGAACTGGTGGCCCGGGTCGAGGCCGAGCACGAGGAGGGCGAGAGCGAGGGTGCCGTCACCTTCGAACGGTTCACCGTCGGGGGCGGGTTCCGGCTCGCCGAGGGCGAGGAGCACTCCGTGCCGTTCAGCGTGACGCTGCCCTGGGAGACGCCGGTCACGGAGCTGTACGGCCAGGCGCTGGGCGTCGTCCTCGGTGTGCGCACCGAGCTGTCGGTGGCGGGCGCGAAGGACAAGGGCGACCTCGACCGGCTGGCCGTCGGCCCGCTGCCCGTGCAGGAGGCGGTCCTGGAGGCCCTCGGGCAGCTCGGGTTCGGCTTCCGCTCCGCCGACCTGGAGTACGGCCGTATCGGCGGCACCGGGCAGCAACTGCCCTTCTACCAGGAGATCGAGATCACCCCGTCGCCCCGGTACGCGCACCGGGTGAACGAGATCGAGGTGACCTTCCTCGCCGGCCCGGCCGGGATGGAGGTGGTCCTGGAGGCCGACAAGCGCGGCGGGCTGTTCTCCGGGGGCCACGACGCGCTGACCAGTTTCACCGTCGGCCACCACGACTCCCGCGACTGGAACGCCGAGGTCGAGGGCTGGATCGAGCGGCTGGTGGAGCACCGGGCACCGCACGGATCGCACGCCGCGTACGGCCATGGGCACGACGACCACCACGGCCACCGTCACGACGGGCACCGCTCCGGGCCCGGTGTCGGCACCGCCGTCGCCGCGGGGGCCGCCGGGCTCGCGGTCGGTGTGGTCGGCGGCATGGTCGCGGCCGAGGCCGTGGACGAGGTGGGGGACTTCTTCGAGGGCGAGGAGGAGGACGAGGAGGGCTGA
- a CDS encoding tellurite resistance TerB family protein: MALWDRIKESASTMQTQLVARKNDLKSGAFRDASMAMCALVAAADGTVDPSERQRVAQLIAGNEVLQNFPADDLRRRFEENLNRLTTDFDFGKVSVMQEVAKAKKKPAEARAVIQIGIVIGGADGDFDKDEQAVVREACYALGLPPHEFDL, encoded by the coding sequence ATGGCCCTGTGGGACCGCATCAAGGAGTCCGCATCGACGATGCAGACCCAGCTGGTGGCGAGGAAGAACGACCTGAAGAGCGGTGCCTTCCGCGACGCGAGCATGGCCATGTGCGCGCTCGTCGCCGCCGCGGACGGCACCGTCGACCCCTCCGAGCGGCAGCGCGTGGCCCAGCTGATCGCCGGCAACGAGGTGTTGCAGAACTTCCCCGCCGACGATCTGCGCCGCCGCTTCGAGGAGAACCTCAACCGGCTCACCACCGACTTCGACTTCGGCAAGGTGAGCGTGATGCAGGAGGTCGCCAAGGCGAAGAAGAAGCCCGCCGAGGCGCGTGCCGTCATCCAGATCGGCATCGTCATCGGCGGCGCCGACGGCGACTTCGACAAGGACGAGCAGGCCGTGGTCCGCGAGGCGTGCTACGCCCTCGGCCTGCCGCCGCACGAGTTCGACCTCTGA
- a CDS encoding LCP family protein — MTRRGRILAWSAGVTSVVVLGVAGVGAWVYQDLNDNIRSADVDDRIGGDRPVNLSPGSKNILVVGSDSRDGANAKYGKDLTTMQSDTLMVLHVPANREWATVVSFPRDSWVGIPACDKGDGSTSDPHHFKINEAFAIGGSGGEVAGAAACSIKTVEANTGLRIDHFMSVDFQGFKGMVDALEGIEVCPKEAIHSEKARLDLEPGCQTVRGEQALGYVRVRYGVGDGSDIGRIGRQQEFMDALAAKAKDKLTSPKALYGFLQSGTKSLTTDPDLAGIKPLYGLASELKGIPSDRLTFLTVPNYPREADIATDKANVVWQYPQATDLFTDLAKDREVDKKRLEAGSKNPLYASAVRVQVLNGTPVQGLAGTVAEQLRTAGVTVTGTGNAPAHAGATEVTYPPGLEKQAKALAARLPGVKAVQAADATAGVVTLVVGKDLDPERIR; from the coding sequence CTGACCCGGCGGGGCCGGATACTGGCCTGGAGCGCGGGGGTGACCTCGGTCGTCGTCCTCGGCGTGGCCGGTGTCGGCGCGTGGGTCTACCAGGACCTGAACGACAACATCAGGTCGGCCGACGTCGACGACAGGATCGGCGGTGACCGGCCGGTCAATCTCAGCCCCGGTTCGAAGAACATCCTCGTCGTGGGGTCAGACAGCCGTGACGGCGCCAACGCCAAGTACGGCAAGGACCTGACCACCATGCAGTCGGACACGCTGATGGTGCTGCACGTGCCCGCGAACCGTGAGTGGGCCACGGTCGTGTCGTTCCCGCGCGACTCCTGGGTGGGCATACCGGCCTGCGACAAGGGCGACGGCAGCACCTCCGACCCGCACCACTTCAAGATCAACGAGGCGTTCGCGATCGGTGGCAGCGGTGGCGAGGTCGCCGGGGCGGCCGCCTGCTCCATCAAGACGGTCGAGGCCAACACGGGCCTGCGGATAGACCACTTCATGTCCGTCGACTTCCAGGGCTTCAAGGGCATGGTCGACGCCCTGGAGGGCATAGAGGTCTGCCCGAAGGAGGCCATCCACTCAGAGAAGGCCCGGCTGGACCTGGAGCCCGGCTGCCAGACCGTCCGCGGCGAGCAGGCGCTCGGCTATGTCCGGGTCCGCTACGGCGTCGGGGACGGCTCCGACATCGGGCGCATCGGACGCCAGCAGGAGTTCATGGACGCCCTGGCCGCCAAGGCGAAGGACAAGCTCACCAGCCCGAAGGCCCTCTACGGCTTCCTCCAGTCCGGCACCAAGTCCCTGACCACGGACCCCGATCTGGCCGGCATCAAGCCGCTGTACGGACTCGCCTCGGAGCTCAAGGGCATCCCGAGCGACCGCCTGACCTTCCTCACGGTCCCCAACTACCCGCGCGAGGCGGACATAGCGACCGACAAGGCCAACGTCGTCTGGCAGTACCCGCAGGCCACCGACCTGTTCACCGATCTGGCCAAGGACAGGGAGGTCGACAAGAAGCGGCTGGAGGCGGGCTCGAAGAACCCGCTGTACGCCTCCGCCGTGCGCGTCCAGGTCCTCAACGGCACCCCGGTCCAGGGCCTCGCCGGCACCGTCGCGGAGCAACTGCGCACGGCCGGCGTCACGGTCACCGGCACCGGCAACGCGCCCGCCCACGCGGGCGCCACCGAGGTCACCTACCCGCCCGGCCTGGAGAAGCAGGCGAAGGCGCTCGCCGCACGGCTGCCCGGGGTCAAGGCCGTGCAGGCGGCCGACGCCACGGCCGGCGTGGTCACCCTGGTCGTCGGCAAGGACCTCGACCCCGAACGCATCCGCTGA
- a CDS encoding M56 family metallopeptidase, with protein MGVFVFLPLVLPLTAWPIARLAEQHLHPRTATRLLTAVAAVMATCSTVCLGLAMVVGTAQLPGNPLPDGWSDPEVRAAVPYDEIVGKAAIPALCAVLVACARTLWRHARVRRHAHRALTGLPDTGVAVLPDVLPYAYALPGGRRDRVVVTTGLLDQLGPAERRALFAHERAHLTERHHRFLLAVQLAARANPFLRPLRTAVSYTAERWADEAAAQAVGSRRTVAHAIGKAALVSRGAPVATLAGFAAPGPVPRRVAALLGPAPVVRRWPSLFTSVGLAAWCAAAGTAVSAMSSANSAVTMVLILHAATPL; from the coding sequence ATGGGGGTCTTCGTCTTTCTGCCGCTCGTCCTGCCGCTCACGGCATGGCCGATCGCCCGCCTGGCCGAGCAGCATCTGCATCCCCGCACCGCCACCCGGCTGCTCACCGCGGTCGCCGCGGTGATGGCGACGTGCAGCACCGTGTGCCTGGGCCTGGCCATGGTGGTCGGCACCGCCCAGCTGCCCGGCAACCCGCTGCCCGACGGCTGGTCGGACCCCGAGGTGCGGGCGGCCGTGCCCTACGACGAGATCGTCGGCAAGGCGGCGATCCCGGCCCTGTGCGCGGTGCTCGTGGCCTGCGCCAGGACCCTGTGGCGGCACGCCCGGGTACGCCGCCACGCCCACCGGGCGCTGACCGGCCTGCCGGACACCGGGGTTGCCGTACTGCCCGACGTGCTGCCGTACGCGTACGCCCTGCCCGGCGGGCGGCGCGACCGCGTGGTGGTGACCACCGGTCTGCTGGACCAACTCGGACCCGCCGAACGCCGGGCGCTGTTCGCCCATGAGCGGGCCCATCTGACCGAGCGCCACCACCGTTTCCTGCTCGCCGTCCAACTGGCCGCCCGCGCCAACCCGTTCCTGCGCCCGCTGCGCACCGCGGTGTCGTACACGGCGGAGCGCTGGGCGGACGAGGCGGCGGCCCAGGCGGTCGGCAGCCGCCGGACGGTGGCGCACGCGATCGGCAAGGCGGCGCTGGTGTCCCGCGGCGCACCGGTCGCGACGCTGGCCGGCTTCGCGGCGCCGGGGCCCGTGCCGCGCCGCGTGGCCGCGCTGCTCGGGCCGGCCCCGGTGGTGCGCCGGTGGCCGTCGCTGTTCACCTCGGTGGGGCTGGCGGCGTGGTGTGCGGCCGCGGGGACGGCCGTATCGGCGATGTCGTCGGCGAACTCGGCGGTGACGATGGTCCTCATCCTGCACGCGGCCACGCCCCTGTGA
- a CDS encoding BlaI/MecI/CopY family transcriptional regulator, translating to MADHRQGSRRRGQGELEALVLSALAEADGPATAGWVQERLGGDLAYTTVITILTRLLAKGAVTRERAGRSFAWTSASDQAGLAAHRMRRVLDAESDREAVLASFVTGLGPDDERLLRELLGQTGVAEPGGAGRRRDEGED from the coding sequence ATGGCGGATCACCGGCAGGGATCCCGGCGCCGGGGGCAGGGCGAGCTGGAGGCCCTGGTCCTGTCGGCGCTGGCGGAGGCGGACGGCCCGGCGACGGCCGGCTGGGTCCAGGAGCGCCTCGGCGGGGACCTCGCCTATACGACGGTGATCACGATCCTGACCCGGCTGCTGGCCAAGGGCGCGGTGACCCGGGAGCGGGCCGGCCGGTCCTTCGCGTGGACGTCGGCCTCGGACCAGGCGGGTCTCGCCGCGCACCGGATGCGCAGGGTGCTGGACGCCGAGAGCGACCGGGAGGCGGTGCTGGCCAGCTTCGTCACGGGGCTCGGGCCGGACGACGAGCGGCTGCTGCGCGAACTGCTGGGGCAGACCGGCGTGGCCGAGCCCGGCGGCGCGGGTCGGCGCCGGGACGAAGGGGAAGACTGA
- a CDS encoding TerD family protein translates to MGVSLSKGGNVSLSKEAPGLTAVLVGLGWDVRTTTGTDYDLDASALLLDAAGKVPSDRHFVFYNNLTSPDGSVEHTGDNLTGEGEGDDEAVKVDLAAVPADVERIVFPVSIHDAENRGQSFGQVRNAFIRVVNQAGGAELARYDLSEDASTETAMVFGELYRSGAEWKFRAVGQGYASGLAGIAADFGVSV, encoded by the coding sequence GTGGGAGTTTCCCTGTCCAAGGGCGGCAACGTCTCGCTCAGCAAGGAGGCGCCGGGCCTCACGGCCGTCCTGGTCGGACTGGGCTGGGACGTGCGCACCACCACCGGCACCGACTACGACCTCGACGCCTCCGCCCTGCTGCTCGACGCCGCCGGCAAGGTCCCCTCCGACCGGCATTTCGTCTTCTACAACAACCTCACCAGCCCGGACGGTTCGGTCGAGCACACCGGCGACAACCTCACCGGTGAGGGCGAGGGCGACGACGAGGCCGTCAAGGTCGATCTGGCGGCCGTGCCGGCCGACGTGGAGCGGATCGTGTTCCCGGTCTCCATCCATGACGCCGAGAACCGGGGCCAGAGCTTCGGGCAGGTCCGCAACGCGTTCATCCGGGTCGTCAACCAGGCCGGCGGCGCCGAGCTCGCCCGCTACGACCTGTCCGAGGACGCCTCGACCGAGACGGCCATGGTCTTCGGCGAGCTGTACCGCAGCGGCGCCGAGTGGAAGTTCCGCGCGGTCGGCCAGGGCTACGCTTCGGGCCTGGCCGGGATCGCCGCGGACTTCGGCGTCAGCGTCTGA
- a CDS encoding twin-arginine translocase TatA/TatE family subunit, whose amino-acid sequence MFGLSELAVILIVVIAVLCAKKLPELARSAGKSARILKAEANAMKDEDDPATPRVIPGETVPPGTDEPKDQGGRQPGQ is encoded by the coding sequence ATGTTCGGACTGAGCGAACTCGCCGTCATCCTCATCGTCGTCATAGCCGTCCTGTGCGCGAAGAAGCTGCCCGAACTGGCCCGTTCGGCGGGCAAGTCGGCGCGCATCCTCAAGGCCGAGGCCAACGCGATGAAGGACGAGGACGACCCGGCGACGCCCCGGGTGATCCCCGGCGAGACGGTCCCGCCGGGCACGGACGAGCCGAAGGACCAGGGCGGCCGGCAGCCCGGGCAGTGA
- a CDS encoding MFS transporter: MSGPPGGDRRPGQGRVLAALALAQFICSFAGSNMNVMINDISEDLDTTVQGVQVAITLFLLVMAALMIPGGKLTDRYGRKRCFLAGLVVYAVGALLCAAAPGLGVLILGNSILEGIGTALLIPPVYILTTLLYPDVTSRARAFGLIMALGGIGAAAGPLIGGLITEGIGWRAAFVFQALVIAVIVLLSRHLEDPLPPDPNSAFDTGGAVLSAVGLVLVVMGILAADNDVGLMIALIAAGILVLLWFLRRARAMERAGEEPLLSLDLFRNRTSNLGLITQNIQWLLLMGSSFTVAAYLQTVRDYNAIETGVIFTAATLGLLLSSLSAERLAKRRPQRTLVVTGFAVTIAGVVVLIVLAGAYGGGWPFVPGLLLIGLGLGLMLTPSVNVVQSSFPESQQGEISGLSRSVSNLGSSFGTAIAGTILVSGLTEGAYAAAMITLAALGLIGLAAAARLPRTPAPGGTPGGAAAVPTAP; this comes from the coding sequence GTGTCCGGGCCGCCCGGGGGCGACCGGCGGCCGGGGCAGGGGCGCGTCCTCGCCGCCCTCGCCCTCGCACAGTTCATCTGCAGCTTCGCCGGCTCCAACATGAACGTGATGATCAACGACATCAGCGAGGACCTGGACACCACCGTGCAGGGCGTGCAGGTCGCCATCACCCTCTTCCTGCTGGTGATGGCGGCGCTGATGATCCCCGGCGGCAAGCTGACCGACCGCTACGGCCGCAAGCGCTGCTTCCTGGCGGGCCTGGTCGTCTACGCGGTGGGGGCCCTGCTGTGCGCCGCGGCGCCCGGCCTGGGCGTGCTGATCCTCGGCAACTCGATCCTGGAGGGCATCGGCACCGCCCTGCTGATCCCGCCGGTGTACATCCTCACGACACTGCTCTACCCGGACGTCACGTCCAGGGCCCGGGCCTTCGGGCTGATCATGGCGCTGGGCGGCATCGGCGCCGCCGCCGGACCGCTGATCGGCGGACTGATCACCGAGGGGATCGGCTGGCGGGCCGCCTTCGTCTTCCAGGCCCTGGTCATCGCGGTGATCGTGCTGCTCAGCCGCCATCTGGAGGACCCTCTGCCGCCGGATCCGAACAGTGCCTTCGACACCGGCGGGGCGGTGCTGTCCGCCGTGGGCCTGGTCCTCGTCGTGATGGGCATCCTGGCCGCGGACAACGACGTCGGGCTGATGATCGCCCTGATCGCCGCCGGCATCCTGGTGCTGCTGTGGTTCCTCCGCCGGGCGCGCGCGATGGAACGGGCCGGCGAGGAACCGCTGTTGTCGCTCGACCTGTTCCGCAACCGCACGTCCAACCTGGGGCTGATCACCCAGAACATCCAGTGGCTGCTGCTGATGGGCTCCTCGTTCACGGTGGCGGCGTACCTCCAGACCGTGCGGGACTACAACGCCATCGAGACCGGTGTCATCTTCACGGCGGCGACGCTGGGCCTGCTGCTGTCCTCGCTGTCCGCCGAGCGCCTGGCCAAGAGGCGTCCGCAACGCACCCTCGTCGTCACCGGGTTCGCCGTCACCATCGCCGGTGTCGTCGTCCTGATCGTGCTGGCGGGGGCCTACGGCGGCGGCTGGCCGTTCGTGCCGGGCCTGCTGCTGATCGGCCTGGGCCTCGGCCTGATGCTGACCCCCTCGGTCAACGTCGTGCAGTCCAGCTTCCCCGAGTCCCAACAGGGCGAGATCTCGGGACTGTCCCGCAGCGTGTCCAACCTCGGCTCGTCCTTCGGCACGGCCATCGCCGGCACGATCCTCGTCTCCGGCCTCACCGAGGGCGCCTACGCGGCGGCGATGATCACCCTGGCGGCCCTCGGCCTCATCGGCCTCGCCGCCGCGGCCCGCCTGCCGCGCACCCCGGCCCCCGGCGGCACCCCGGGCGGGGCCGCCGCCGTGCCGACGGCCCCCTGA
- a CDS encoding glycoside hydrolase family 15 protein: MNQYPPIAEHGMVGDLQTAALVSSGGTVDWWCTPRFDSPSLFASLLDSERGGHCRLAVELPDDGMSVRQLYLSDTAILVTRFMAPGGVGEVADFMPPVESPAATDRHTLIRLIRVVRGSLPFALDCRPRFDYGRAPHTLNLPDDHRAVLRGPGTDLHVQTSGDIALNADGDDVTARFTLSAGQIAAVVLTSTADGAAAPPPPSLDGMIGQLEHCRAFWLSWLRACTYRGRWQDMVNRSAITLKLLTYAPTGAPVAAATMGLPEQVGGERNWDYRYTWVRDASLSVRALIDLGFKDEAYAFRRWLRDRIEAGDAASGDPLQIMYRVDGDPLLTEEILDHLEGYQGSRPVRAGNAAADQLQLDIYGEAADALIVGRDIGALRGWKALSGVLDWLSDNWDRPDEGIWETRGGRQNFTYSRLMTWVAFDRGIRAAIYSSRPADTERWTRARDAVFRQIVERGWHDKRQAFVQHFDTDVLDASLLLMPRVGFVSAHDPDWLSTLDAMDDELVSDSLVYRYDPAASPDGLRGSEGTFNLCSFFYVEALARSGRLAQARYAFDKMLTYANHVGLFAEEIGPSGEQLGNFPQAFTHLALVTAAMALDEELGRAGTDPRAADHLDHVHVTAEGLVTRPGSRS, from the coding sequence GTGAACCAGTACCCACCCATCGCCGAGCACGGCATGGTCGGCGACCTGCAGACAGCCGCACTCGTTTCCTCCGGGGGCACCGTCGACTGGTGGTGCACCCCCCGCTTCGACTCGCCCAGCCTGTTCGCCTCGCTCCTGGACAGCGAGCGCGGCGGACACTGCCGGCTGGCGGTGGAGCTGCCCGACGACGGGATGAGCGTGCGTCAGCTGTATCTGTCCGACACCGCCATCCTGGTCACCCGGTTCATGGCGCCGGGCGGCGTCGGCGAGGTGGCCGACTTCATGCCGCCCGTCGAGTCGCCCGCCGCCACGGACCGGCACACCCTGATCCGGCTCATCCGGGTCGTACGCGGCAGCCTGCCGTTCGCGCTCGACTGCCGTCCGCGCTTCGACTACGGCCGGGCCCCGCACACCCTGAACCTGCCCGACGACCACCGGGCCGTGCTGCGCGGACCCGGCACCGACCTGCATGTGCAGACCAGCGGTGACATCGCCCTGAACGCCGACGGGGACGACGTCACCGCCCGCTTCACACTCTCGGCCGGGCAGATCGCGGCCGTGGTGCTGACCAGCACGGCCGACGGCGCCGCCGCGCCGCCCCCGCCGTCCCTGGACGGCATGATCGGGCAGCTGGAGCACTGCCGGGCCTTCTGGCTGTCTTGGCTGCGGGCCTGCACCTACCGGGGACGCTGGCAGGACATGGTGAACCGGTCCGCCATCACCCTCAAGCTCCTCACCTACGCGCCCACCGGGGCCCCCGTCGCGGCGGCCACCATGGGCCTGCCCGAGCAGGTCGGCGGCGAGCGCAACTGGGACTACCGCTACACCTGGGTCCGCGACGCCTCGCTGTCGGTGCGGGCGCTGATCGACCTGGGCTTCAAGGACGAGGCGTACGCCTTCCGGCGCTGGCTGCGCGACCGCATCGAGGCCGGCGACGCCGCCTCGGGTGACCCCTTGCAGATCATGTACCGGGTCGACGGCGACCCGCTGCTGACCGAGGAGATCCTCGACCACCTGGAGGGCTACCAGGGTTCACGGCCCGTCCGGGCCGGCAACGCCGCCGCCGACCAGCTCCAGCTCGACATCTACGGCGAGGCCGCCGACGCCCTGATCGTCGGCCGGGACATCGGCGCGCTCCGCGGCTGGAAGGCGCTGAGCGGCGTGCTGGACTGGCTGTCCGACAACTGGGACCGGCCCGACGAGGGCATCTGGGAGACCCGCGGCGGACGGCAGAACTTCACCTACAGCCGGCTGATGACGTGGGTCGCGTTCGACCGCGGCATCCGCGCCGCCATCTACAGCTCCCGCCCCGCCGACACCGAGCGCTGGACGCGGGCCCGTGACGCCGTGTTCCGGCAGATCGTCGAGCGGGGTTGGCACGACAAACGGCAGGCGTTCGTCCAGCACTTCGACACCGACGTCCTGGACGCCTCGCTGCTGCTGATGCCCCGGGTCGGCTTCGTCTCGGCGCACGACCCGGACTGGCTCAGCACCCTCGACGCCATGGACGACGAACTCGTCAGCGACAGCCTGGTCTACCGCTACGACCCGGCGGCCTCCCCGGACGGCCTGCGCGGCTCCGAGGGCACCTTCAACCTGTGCAGCTTCTTCTACGTCGAGGCCCTCGCCCGCAGCGGCCGGCTGGCCCAGGCCCGGTACGCCTTCGACAAGATGCTGACGTACGCCAACCATGTCGGCCTGTTCGCCGAGGAGATCGGCCCCTCCGGGGAGCAACTCGGCAACTTCCCGCAGGCGTTCACCCATCTCGCGCTGGTCACCGCGGCGATGGCGCTGGACGAGGAACTCGGCAGGGCGGGCACCGACCCGCGAGCGGCCGACCACCTCGACCACGTGCACGTCACCGCCGAGGGCCTGGTCACCCGCCCCGGATCCAGGAGCTGA
- a CDS encoding DUF7144 family membrane protein, translated as MAAMQTNQAHETKYAWAGGLTVFAAVMLTIAGLIAVFRGIMGIAEDDVFVTTRNYVFEFDLTGWGWVHLILGAVAVIIGIGLFQPAVWARVGGVAIAGLIIIANFLSLPYYPVWSVVMIAMSGFIIWALCVARKEDFR; from the coding sequence ATGGCCGCCATGCAGACCAATCAGGCGCACGAGACCAAGTACGCCTGGGCCGGGGGCCTGACGGTCTTCGCCGCCGTCATGCTCACCATCGCCGGACTCATCGCCGTCTTCCGCGGCATCATGGGGATCGCCGAGGACGACGTCTTCGTCACCACTCGCAACTACGTCTTCGAGTTCGACCTCACCGGCTGGGGCTGGGTCCATCTCATCCTGGGCGCGGTCGCCGTGATCATCGGCATCGGCCTGTTCCAGCCCGCGGTGTGGGCCCGGGTCGGAGGAGTGGCCATCGCAGGTCTGATCATCATCGCCAACTTCCTCTCGCTGCCGTACTACCCGGTGTGGTCGGTCGTGATGATCGCGATGTCCGGCTTCATCATCTGGGCACTGTGCGTCGCACGGAAGGAAGACTTCCGCTAG
- a CDS encoding SHOCT domain-containing protein — protein sequence MSAHTYLAYDYPLLSMFWTLLWFFLWIMWFVLLFRIIGDIFRDDSLGGWGKTGWLVFCIVLPFLGVFVYLIARGKSMGQREIDHAQKQQRVFDDYVRDRAGEAKKPSSAEELAKLSEMRSHGDITDDEFRRAKELVLSGAGTSARSDSATPS from the coding sequence ATGAGCGCACACACGTACCTCGCCTACGACTATCCGCTGTTGAGCATGTTCTGGACGCTCCTGTGGTTCTTCCTGTGGATCATGTGGTTCGTCCTGCTCTTCCGGATCATCGGCGACATCTTCCGCGACGACAGCCTGGGTGGCTGGGGCAAGACCGGCTGGCTGGTCTTCTGCATAGTGCTGCCGTTCCTCGGCGTGTTCGTGTACCTCATCGCCCGCGGCAAGTCGATGGGCCAGCGCGAGATCGACCATGCCCAGAAGCAGCAGCGGGTGTTCGACGACTACGTCCGCGACCGGGCCGGTGAGGCCAAGAAGCCGAGCAGCGCCGAAGAGCTCGCCAAGCTTTCCGAGATGCGCTCCCACGGAGACATCACCGACGACGAGTTCCGCCGTGCCAAGGAACTCGTCCTGAGCGGTGCCGGCACCTCGGCCCGCAGCGACTCCGCCACTCCGTCCTGA